In Thermococcus sp. EP1, a genomic segment contains:
- a CDS encoding ATP-binding cassette domain-containing protein, protein MHAIEVNNLKKRYPKKIPLPFRKVEWVEAVRGISFKVKKGELFGLLGPNGAGKTTT, encoded by the coding sequence ATGCATGCTATTGAAGTCAACAACTTAAAAAAACGCTATCCTAAAAAGATCCCTCTTCCGTTTAGGAAAGTGGAATGGGTTGAAGCTGTTAGGGGAATTAGTTTCAAAGTTAAGAAAGGTGAACTCTTTGGTCTTCTTGGTCCTAATGGAGCAGGAAAAACAACCACAA